In the genome of Polaribacter atrinae, one region contains:
- a CDS encoding YicC family protein: MTGYGKSVLQLPTKKVTIEIKSLNSKNLDLNVRIPSYYKEKELAVRKKLASALVRGKVDFSIFVEMTADETSTTINHGVVKEYMQQLRNVVQTGTTDDVELLKMAVRMPDALKTEREELDENEWNLINQSVDIAIKDIVQYRIDEAASLEIDFKERIANIKTYLEEVKALDGDRVENVKTRLKKAIDDLKVDTDENRFEQELIYYLEKLDINEEKVRLANHLDYFLQTMDSEDSNGKKLGFIVQEMGREINTTGSKANFAPMQKAVIQMKNELEQIKEQILNVL, from the coding sequence ATGACTGGTTATGGCAAGTCTGTATTACAATTACCTACTAAAAAAGTAACCATAGAAATTAAATCTTTAAACAGTAAAAACCTCGATTTAAACGTTCGTATTCCTTCTTATTATAAAGAGAAAGAATTAGCAGTTCGTAAAAAACTAGCAAGCGCCTTAGTTCGTGGTAAAGTAGATTTTTCAATTTTTGTGGAAATGACTGCAGATGAAACTTCTACAACTATAAATCACGGGGTTGTAAAAGAATACATGCAACAACTAAGAAACGTTGTACAAACAGGGACTACAGATGATGTTGAATTATTGAAAATGGCCGTAAGAATGCCAGACGCTTTAAAAACAGAACGAGAAGAATTAGATGAAAACGAATGGAATCTTATCAACCAAAGTGTAGATATTGCCATTAAAGACATTGTACAATATAGAATTGATGAAGCTGCTTCTTTAGAAATAGATTTTAAAGAAAGAATTGCCAATATTAAAACCTATTTAGAAGAAGTAAAAGCTTTGGATGGAGATAGAGTAGAAAACGTTAAAACACGTTTAAAAAAGGCTATCGACGATTTAAAAGTAGATACAGATGAAAATCGTTTTGAACAAGAATTGATTTATTATCTAGAAAAATTAGATATTAATGAAGAAAAAGTTCGTTTAGCAAATCACTTAGATTATTTTCTACAAACAATGGATTCTGAAGATTCTAATGGTAAAAAATTAGGATTTATTGTTCAAGAAATGGGACGAGAAATAAACACTACAGGTTCTAAAGCTAATTTTGCACCAATGCAAAAAGCAGTAATTCAAATGAAAAACGAATTAGAACAAATTAAAGAGCAAATTTTAAACGTATTGTAA
- a CDS encoding DMT family transporter: MNQRTLALIAVSIATIIYGLNYTIAKEVMPTYVKPYGFILIRVMGATAIFWILGLFIKSQKIEKQDYKKIGLTALFGIGLNMLSFFKGLSLTTPISASVIMVTSPIMVLIFSSILIRKPIGKQRILGIIIGLIGTVLLITYGNSSDSSATNSNWGNFLVFVNATSYGLYLVISKNLIAKYHPITLVKWLYLLGLLFIIPFGYGEFTEIIWQEIPTNIYWNIGYVIVFTSCITYLFNLYGLSKLKPTTVSVFTYLQPVIATIYALIIGSDSLNYIKIGATLLIFCGVYLVTRQVENSPK; encoded by the coding sequence ATAAACCAAAGAACATTAGCATTAATTGCCGTTTCTATAGCTACGATAATTTATGGACTTAACTATACCATCGCTAAAGAAGTAATGCCTACTTATGTAAAACCTTACGGTTTTATCTTAATAAGAGTTATGGGTGCAACTGCTATTTTTTGGATTCTTGGTTTATTTATTAAATCACAAAAAATAGAAAAACAAGATTATAAAAAAATAGGATTAACTGCCCTTTTTGGTATTGGTTTAAATATGCTATCCTTTTTTAAAGGTTTAAGTTTAACTACACCAATTAGTGCTTCTGTTATAATGGTAACATCACCAATTATGGTGTTAATTTTTTCTAGCATCTTAATTAGAAAACCAATTGGTAAGCAAAGAATTTTAGGAATTATTATTGGTTTAATAGGTACCGTATTACTTATTACTTACGGAAATTCATCAGACTCTAGTGCTACAAATAGCAATTGGGGAAACTTTTTAGTATTTGTAAATGCAACTTCTTATGGTTTGTATTTAGTTATCTCTAAAAACTTAATTGCAAAATACCATCCTATTACTCTTGTTAAATGGCTCTACTTATTAGGTTTACTATTTATTATCCCTTTTGGTTACGGAGAATTTACAGAAATTATTTGGCAAGAAATACCAACTAATATTTATTGGAACATTGGTTATGTAATTGTTTTTACTTCTTGTATTACCTATCTTTTTAATTTGTACGGTTTATCAAAATTAAAACCTACAACAGTTAGTGTTTTTACTTATTTACAACCTGTAATCGCTACAATTTACGCATTAATTATTGGGAGCGATTCTTTAAATTATATTAAAATAGGAGCAACATTACTAATCTTTTGTGGTGTATATTTAGTAACCAGGCAAGTAGAAAATTCTCCTAAATAA
- the lysM gene encoding peptidoglycan-binding protein LysM — MGIFSFIKNAGAKVFGIGKTTEEENADKSEQLRNAITALNLEVTDLGIEVEDDAVKLWGETADLATKEKVVLVVGNTNGVATVEDNLTVAEIEVIEEAAMAQFHTVESGDTLGKIAKTYYGNAMKYPVIFEANKPMLSHPDKIYPGQVLRIPPLVD, encoded by the coding sequence ATGGGAATTTTTTCATTCATTAAAAATGCAGGAGCAAAAGTTTTTGGCATTGGAAAAACTACAGAAGAAGAAAACGCAGATAAATCTGAACAATTAAGAAATGCTATTACCGCTTTAAATTTAGAAGTTACAGATTTAGGTATAGAAGTAGAAGATGATGCTGTAAAACTTTGGGGAGAAACGGCAGACTTAGCAACAAAAGAAAAAGTAGTTTTAGTAGTAGGTAACACCAATGGTGTTGCTACTGTAGAAGACAATTTAACGGTTGCAGAAATAGAGGTAATTGAAGAAGCTGCAATGGCTCAATTTCATACAGTAGAAAGCGGGGATACTTTAGGTAAAATTGCTAAAACATATTATGGTAACGCAATGAAATACCCTGTTATTTTTGAAGCAAACAAACCAATGTTATCACACCCAGATAAAATTTATCCTGGTCAAGTTTTAAGAATACCACCATTAGTCGATTAA
- the upp gene encoding uracil phosphoribosyltransferase → MIIHHLQEKNSILNKFIAEIRDVKIQKDSLRFRRNIERIGEVLGYELSKKLSYKNVSIETPLGKKTEQLSNNDVVLCSILRAGLPLHQGVLNYFDDAENAFISAYRHHPNNSVESEIVVEYFAAPSIENKTLLLLDPMLATGQSLVSVYEAIKKQGTPVEIHILVVIASKEGIEFIRDKFPENTHLWIAAIDDDLNSKGYIVPGLGDAGDLAFGTKL, encoded by the coding sequence ATGATTATTCACCACCTACAAGAAAAAAACTCTATTCTTAACAAATTTATAGCAGAAATTAGAGATGTAAAAATTCAAAAAGATTCACTTCGTTTTAGAAGAAATATAGAAAGAATTGGTGAGGTTTTGGGCTATGAATTAAGTAAAAAACTTTCTTATAAAAATGTTTCTATTGAAACTCCTTTAGGTAAAAAGACAGAACAATTATCTAATAACGATGTGGTTTTATGTTCCATCTTAAGAGCAGGTTTACCTTTGCATCAAGGAGTGTTAAATTATTTTGATGATGCAGAAAACGCTTTTATTTCAGCATATCGTCATCATCCAAATAATAGTGTAGAATCTGAAATTGTAGTAGAGTATTTTGCAGCTCCATCTATTGAAAATAAAACATTATTATTGTTAGATCCTATGTTGGCAACAGGCCAATCTTTAGTGTCTGTTTATGAGGCGATAAAGAAACAAGGAACACCTGTAGAAATTCATATTTTAGTGGTTATTGCTTCTAAAGAAGGAATTGAGTTTATTAGAGATAAATTTCCGGAAAATACACATTTATGGATTGCCGCTATAGATGATGACTTAAACAGTAAAGGATATATTGTTCCTGGTTTAGGAGATGCTGGAGATTTAGCTTTTGGAACTAAATTATAA
- a CDS encoding DUF6427 family protein: MLANFLEKSKPINFIVYFGLFFCFFMITIFSNLLTGNFTWLKALENTSFLGLFLIVFFFYNFIVSKNKLTFDHSYAFFLFILTSILFIPKLLAVNTLITLIIYLLFLRKIYSLRSHKKVIQKLFDSGFWLGILFILNPFSLIFLILIYTSILLRKKVSFHTLLTPIIGFISPLIIYFAYLFWYDSGEEFKQLFIFNNINSVFIYAKDTTLWIFGTVLLLTISSIFLKSPKALSVNNSFKKSWIILILNSIIAVVFALMISNKNGSEIVFLMIPASIIIANGFEVIEKMIVKNILSGLLLIGTILTFFLVII, from the coding sequence ATGCTAGCCAATTTTTTAGAGAAATCTAAACCAATCAATTTTATAGTCTATTTTGGACTCTTTTTTTGCTTCTTTATGATTACCATTTTTTCTAACTTATTAACAGGTAATTTCACTTGGCTTAAAGCCCTAGAAAACACCTCTTTTTTAGGACTCTTTTTAATTGTTTTCTTCTTTTACAATTTTATCGTCTCAAAAAATAAATTAACGTTTGACCACTCTTATGCGTTCTTCCTTTTTATATTAACAAGTATTCTTTTTATTCCTAAGCTGCTTGCGGTTAACACCTTGATAACACTAATAATTTATCTTCTATTTTTAAGAAAAATATACAGCTTGCGTTCTCATAAAAAGGTGATTCAGAAATTATTTGATAGTGGTTTTTGGTTAGGTATACTTTTTATTCTGAACCCTTTTTCCTTGATTTTTCTCATTCTAATATACACTTCTATTCTATTGAGAAAAAAAGTTTCTTTCCATACTTTACTAACTCCAATTATTGGATTTATTTCTCCCTTAATTATCTATTTTGCGTACTTGTTTTGGTATGATTCTGGCGAAGAGTTTAAGCAACTTTTTATTTTTAATAATATAAATAGCGTATTTATTTATGCAAAAGACACCACTCTTTGGATTTTTGGAACAGTCCTTTTATTAACGATCAGTTCTATATTTTTAAAATCTCCTAAGGCATTATCTGTGAATAATTCTTTTAAGAAAAGCTGGATTATTTTAATCCTGAACTCAATTATTGCTGTTGTTTTTGCATTAATGATTAGCAACAAGAATGGTTCTGAAATTGTTTTTTTAATGATACCAGCATCTATTATTATTGCAAATGGATTTGAGGTAATCGAAAAAATGATTGTTAAAAATATTCTATCAGGATTACTCTTAATAGGTACAATTCTAACTTTTTTCTTGGTTATAATTTAG
- a CDS encoding DUF6341 family protein, producing the protein MIASNIFRWIGSLFTDLLFTPFHWLRLSVAHADFGWWISNAVNWGFLVVLLCLFAYWMGQTLKFKREGTEDKA; encoded by the coding sequence ATGATAGCAAGCAATATTTTTAGATGGATTGGTAGTTTATTTACCGATTTATTATTTACGCCATTCCATTGGTTACGTTTAAGTGTAGCACATGCAGATTTTGGTTGGTGGATTTCTAATGCAGTAAACTGGGGATTTCTAGTAGTTTTATTATGTTTATTCGCATATTGGATGGGGCAAACTCTTAAGTTTAAGAGAGAAGGAACAGAAGATAAAGCTTAA
- the trmB gene encoding tRNA (guanosine(46)-N7)-methyltransferase TrmB produces the protein MGSKNKLKRFKENETFKNVIQPTREEVVTDFSHKGKWHSFFGNNNPIVVELGCGKGEYTIALARKNPDKNFIGIDIKGARFWRGAKTAIEENLDNVAFVRTQIELVDFIFAENEVSEIWITFPDPQIKYQRTKHRMTNSSFMKKYHHILNEEGIMNLKTDSEFMHGYTLGLLHGEGHEILYANHTVYKNEGAPKEVTETQTFYEKQYLEVNKPITYIKFRLKY, from the coding sequence TTGGGAAGCAAAAACAAACTAAAACGTTTCAAAGAAAATGAAACGTTTAAAAATGTCATTCAGCCAACTAGAGAAGAAGTAGTAACAGATTTTTCTCATAAAGGTAAGTGGCATTCTTTTTTTGGTAACAACAATCCTATTGTTGTAGAGTTAGGGTGTGGTAAAGGAGAATATACCATTGCTTTAGCTAGAAAAAATCCGGATAAGAATTTTATTGGTATTGATATAAAAGGCGCTCGTTTTTGGAGAGGTGCAAAGACTGCTATAGAAGAAAATCTAGATAATGTGGCTTTTGTAAGAACTCAAATTGAGTTGGTCGATTTTATTTTTGCCGAAAATGAAGTTTCAGAAATTTGGATCACCTTCCCAGATCCACAAATTAAGTATCAACGCACAAAACATCGAATGACCAATTCTAGTTTTATGAAAAAATACCATCATATTCTTAATGAAGAAGGAATTATGAATCTAAAAACAGATTCAGAATTTATGCATGGTTATACTTTAGGTTTGTTGCATGGTGAGGGACATGAAATTTTATACGCAAACCATACTGTGTATAAAAATGAAGGAGCACCAAAAGAAGTGACAGAAACACAGACTTTTTACGAAAAGCAATATTTAGAAGTAAATAAACCTATTACTTACATTAAGTTTAGATTAAAATATTAA
- a CDS encoding MGMT family protein, protein MKESDNFFDKVYQVARLIPHGKVTSYGAIATYLGAARSARMVGWAMNKAHNLDDVPAHRVVNRKGLLTGKHHFDGTNLMQQLLESEGIIVIENQIQNLEKVFWNPTDELS, encoded by the coding sequence GTGAAAGAATCCGATAATTTTTTTGATAAAGTTTACCAAGTAGCTCGCTTAATTCCGCATGGTAAAGTTACCAGTTACGGAGCAATTGCAACGTATTTAGGAGCAGCAAGGTCTGCAAGAATGGTAGGTTGGGCAATGAATAAAGCGCATAATTTAGATGATGTTCCTGCACATAGAGTTGTAAATAGAAAAGGATTGCTTACGGGCAAACATCATTTTGATGGTACAAACCTTATGCAGCAATTACTAGAGAGCGAAGGAATTATTGTAATAGAAAATCAAATTCAAAATTTAGAAAAAGTTTTTTGGAATCCTACGGATGAGTTGTCTTAA
- a CDS encoding Mrp/NBP35 family ATP-binding protein encodes MSFKKQDIYKALETITAPGEGKSLIENNNVTNVVTFGNEVEVDVTISNPTLQAKKKIETEITKAIQTNVSEQITVKVNVKVEKPAEKVNPNQIKGKAIPNIKNIIAIASGKGGVGKSTITANTAISLAKMGFKVGVLDADIYGPSQHIMFDVEKAKPLSVKVDGRSKMEPVENYGVKLLSLGFFTDPNQAVIWRGPMASKALNQLIFDGNWGELDFLLIDLPPGTGDVHLSIVQALPINGAVVVSTPQNIALADAKKGVAMFQQENINVPVLGIIENMAYFTPEELPDNKYYIFGKDGAKNLAEDIKTRFLGEIPLVQSIREAGDVGHPVALQNGTVLEKAFNDITKEMVSELLKRNADLPPTEVVRITTMSGCSSVKK; translated from the coding sequence GTGAGTTTTAAGAAACAAGATATATATAAGGCATTAGAAACAATTACCGCTCCCGGAGAAGGTAAAAGTTTAATAGAAAACAATAATGTAACTAACGTTGTTACTTTTGGCAATGAAGTAGAGGTAGATGTTACCATCAGCAACCCAACTTTACAAGCAAAAAAGAAGATTGAAACGGAAATTACCAAGGCTATTCAAACCAATGTTAGCGAGCAAATTACTGTAAAAGTTAACGTAAAGGTAGAAAAGCCAGCAGAAAAAGTAAACCCGAATCAAATTAAAGGAAAAGCGATTCCTAATATTAAAAATATTATTGCAATTGCATCTGGTAAAGGTGGTGTTGGTAAATCTACAATAACAGCAAATACAGCTATTTCTTTAGCTAAAATGGGCTTTAAAGTAGGTGTTTTAGATGCTGATATTTACGGACCATCACAGCATATAATGTTTGATGTAGAAAAAGCAAAACCACTTTCTGTAAAAGTAGATGGTAGATCTAAAATGGAACCTGTAGAAAATTACGGAGTAAAATTATTGTCTTTAGGTTTTTTTACAGACCCAAATCAGGCTGTAATTTGGCGTGGACCAATGGCCTCAAAAGCATTAAATCAACTAATTTTTGATGGTAATTGGGGTGAGTTAGACTTTCTTTTAATCGATTTACCTCCAGGAACAGGAGATGTACACTTATCAATTGTACAAGCCTTACCAATAAACGGAGCAGTTGTAGTAAGTACACCACAAAATATCGCATTGGCAGATGCTAAAAAAGGAGTTGCAATGTTTCAACAAGAAAACATTAATGTACCTGTTTTAGGAATCATCGAAAACATGGCGTACTTTACACCAGAAGAATTGCCAGATAATAAATACTACATCTTTGGTAAAGACGGTGCTAAAAACTTAGCAGAAGACATTAAAACTAGATTTTTAGGAGAAATTCCTTTAGTACAAAGTATTAGAGAAGCAGGAGATGTTGGGCACCCAGTGGCTTTACAAAATGGTACTGTTTTAGAAAAAGCTTTTAATGATATTACTAAAGAAATGGTATCAGAATTATTAAAAAGAAATGCAGATTTACCACCAACAGAAGTTGTTAGAATTACAACAATGAGTGGATGTAGCTCAGTGAAAAAATAA
- a CDS encoding NifU family protein — MTAQETLNNVEKALEEIRPFLMSDGGNIKLLSIEDNIVNVQLQGACTGCSVNQMTLKNGVEATIKKYAPQITEVINVA; from the coding sequence ATGACAGCACAAGAAACATTAAATAATGTAGAAAAAGCGTTAGAAGAAATTCGCCCTTTTTTAATGAGTGATGGGGGTAATATTAAACTTTTATCTATAGAAGATAATATTGTTAATGTTCAATTACAAGGTGCCTGTACTGGTTGTTCTGTAAATCAAATGACCTTAAAAAATGGTGTAGAAGCAACTATAAAAAAGTATGCGCCACAAATTACAGAAGTTATAAATGTTGCGTAA
- a CDS encoding NAD(P)/FAD-dependent oxidoreductase: MITTDILIIGAGPTGLFTVFEAGLLKLRCHLIDALPQAGGQCSEIYPKKPIYDIPAYPEILAGDLTGKLMEQIKQFEPGFTLGERAETIDKQEDGTFIVTTNKGTKHHAKIVAIAGGLGSFEPRKPPIPNITDFEDKGVEYIIRDPEFYRNKKVVISGGGDSALDWSIFLTEVASSVTLIHRRNEFRGALDSVDKVQELKDAGKITMITPAEVKGIVGTDKVTGVSVVQKGEEPFTVETDHFIPLFGLSPKLGPIANWGLEIEKNAIKVNNALDYQTNIPGIYAIGDVNTYPGKLKLILCGFHEATLMCQSAYQRIFPDKKYVMKYTTVGGVDGFDGTRKEAPKAVVKKID, translated from the coding sequence GTGATTACTACAGATATCTTAATTATTGGAGCAGGCCCAACCGGACTTTTTACTGTTTTCGAAGCAGGTTTATTAAAGTTACGTTGTCATTTAATAGATGCTTTACCTCAAGCAGGTGGGCAATGTTCAGAAATTTATCCTAAAAAACCAATTTATGATATTCCTGCATATCCAGAAATTTTAGCGGGCGATTTAACCGGTAAATTAATGGAGCAAATTAAACAATTTGAGCCAGGTTTTACTTTAGGAGAACGAGCAGAAACAATAGATAAACAAGAAGATGGTACTTTTATAGTTACTACAAATAAAGGTACAAAGCACCATGCAAAAATAGTTGCTATTGCAGGTGGTTTAGGTTCTTTTGAGCCAAGAAAGCCGCCAATTCCTAATATTACAGATTTCGAGGACAAAGGAGTAGAGTATATTATTCGTGATCCAGAATTTTACAGAAATAAAAAAGTAGTTATTTCTGGTGGGGGAGATTCAGCTTTAGATTGGTCAATATTTTTAACAGAGGTAGCTTCATCTGTAACTTTAATACATAGAAGAAACGAATTTAGAGGAGCTTTAGATTCTGTAGATAAAGTGCAAGAATTAAAAGACGCAGGTAAAATTACAATGATTACACCTGCAGAAGTAAAAGGAATTGTTGGTACAGATAAAGTAACAGGTGTTTCTGTTGTTCAGAAAGGAGAAGAGCCATTTACAGTTGAAACAGACCATTTTATTCCTTTGTTTGGTTTATCTCCTAAATTAGGTCCCATTGCAAATTGGGGATTAGAAATAGAAAAAAATGCTATTAAAGTAAACAACGCTTTAGATTATCAAACCAATATTCCAGGTATTTATGCCATTGGAGATGTAAACACATATCCAGGAAAATTAAAGTTGATTTTATGTGGTTTTCACGAAGCAACTTTAATGTGTCAAAGTGCATACCAACGTATCTTTCCAGATAAAAAATATGTAATGAAATACACAACTGTTGGTGGTGTAGATGGTTTTGATGGTACACGTAAAGAAGCACCAAAAGCAGTCGTTAAAAAGATAGATTAA
- a CDS encoding homogentisate 1,2-dioxygenase — MPFYHKLGTIPPKRHTQFRKKDGSLYYEQLFGTIGFDGMSTNSYHEHRPTMVKHIGKQYSVKPKIAKSNNIQSYRFRGFQVPLENDYLESRKIVLTNADCNIILSAPKKSTTAYFYKNTDADEVIFIHKGTGKLRTHLGNINFKYGDYLVIPRGIIYKLDFDDENNRLFIVESYSPVYTPKRYRNYFGQLLEHSPFCERDLRRPQELETYNELGDFLIKVKKQGEIIEMTYASHPFDVVGYDGYNFPYAFSIHDFEPITGRIHQPPPVHQTFETNAFVICSFVPRLYDYHPNSIPAPYNHSNIDSDEVLYYVDGDFMSRNDIDQGHISLHPAGIPHGPHPGTTEKSIGKTKTEELAVMVDTFKPLMVTEEAMKIADEEYYKSWLE, encoded by the coding sequence ATGCCTTTTTATCACAAATTAGGAACAATTCCACCTAAAAGACACACCCAGTTTCGTAAAAAAGACGGAAGCTTATATTACGAGCAATTGTTTGGTACCATTGGTTTCGACGGAATGTCTACCAATTCGTATCACGAGCACAGACCAACAATGGTTAAGCATATTGGTAAACAATATTCTGTAAAACCAAAAATTGCAAAATCTAATAATATTCAATCGTATCGTTTTCGTGGATTTCAAGTGCCGCTAGAAAACGATTATCTAGAAAGTAGAAAAATTGTTTTAACTAATGCTGATTGTAATATTATTTTATCGGCACCAAAAAAATCTACCACAGCATATTTTTATAAAAACACAGATGCAGATGAGGTGATTTTTATCCATAAAGGAACCGGAAAATTAAGAACACATCTTGGTAACATCAACTTTAAATACGGAGATTATTTAGTAATTCCACGTGGAATTATTTACAAATTAGACTTCGATGATGAGAATAACAGACTTTTTATTGTAGAATCTTATTCACCTGTCTACACTCCAAAAAGATATAGAAATTACTTTGGTCAATTGTTAGAACACTCACCTTTTTGTGAGCGAGATTTAAGAAGACCCCAAGAGTTAGAAACCTATAATGAGTTAGGCGATTTTCTTATCAAAGTAAAAAAACAAGGCGAAATTATAGAAATGACCTACGCTTCACATCCTTTTGATGTGGTGGGTTACGACGGTTATAATTTTCCGTATGCATTTTCAATTCACGATTTTGAACCCATCACAGGTCGTATTCATCAGCCACCGCCAGTGCATCAAACTTTCGAGACAAATGCATTTGTAATTTGTAGTTTTGTACCCCGTTTGTACGATTATCACCCCAATTCAATTCCTGCGCCATACAATCACAGTAACATAGATTCAGACGAGGTTTTGTATTATGTAGATGGTGATTTTATGAGTAGAAACGATATCGATCAAGGACATATTTCTTTGCATCCAGCCGGAATTCCTCATGGTCCACACCCAGGAACTACAGAAAAAAGTATCGGAAAAACAAAAACGGAAGAATTGGCAGTTATGGTAGACACTTTTAAACCTTTAATGGTTACAGAAGAAGCTATGAAAATTGCCGATGAAGAGTATTATAAATCGTGGTTGGAGTAA
- a CDS encoding four helix bundle protein, producing the protein MAEGSSRTDKSFSRFIAIALGSSFELKTQLIIACNRNYINKEQLTKVEAKIQEFQKKTMGFKISSQSLFSLFYKTYR; encoded by the coding sequence ATTGCAGAAGGATCATCGAGAACAGATAAATCTTTTTCTCGCTTTATTGCTATCGCTTTAGGTTCTTCTTTCGAGCTCAAAACTCAATTAATAATAGCTTGTAACAGAAATTATATAAATAAAGAACAATTAACAAAGGTTGAAGCAAAAATTCAAGAATTTCAAAAAAAGACAATGGGTTTCAAAATAAGCTCTCAAAGTCTTTTTTCTTTGTTCTATAAAACATACAGATGA
- the hppD gene encoding 4-hydroxyphenylpyruvate dioxygenase translates to MSKKDIKSINYGLEKIFEGAQDFLPLLGTDYVEFYVGNAKQAAHFYKTAFGFQSHAYRGLETGSKDSVSYVLKQDKIKLMLTTPLNSKSPINDHIVKHGDGVKIVALWVEDARKAYEETTKRGAKSYMEPTVETDEYGEVVRAGIYTYGETVHMFVERKNYNGAFLPGFQKWESDYNPPTAGLKYIDHMVGNVGWNQMNTWVKFYEDVMGFVNFLSFDDKQIHTEYSALMSKVMSNGNGRIKFPINEPAEGKKRSQIEEYLDFYEGAGVQHIAVATDDIIKTVSQLKANGVEFLSTPPDEYYRSVPGRLEEFSHELKEDIEKLKGLGIMIDADEEGYLLQIFTKPIEDRPTLFFEIIQRMGAKGFGAGNFKALFESIEREQAKRGTL, encoded by the coding sequence ATGAGTAAAAAAGATATAAAATCAATAAACTACGGTTTAGAAAAAATATTTGAAGGAGCACAAGATTTCCTTCCACTTTTAGGAACAGATTATGTAGAGTTTTACGTTGGTAACGCAAAACAAGCAGCACATTTTTATAAAACAGCTTTTGGTTTTCAATCTCACGCATATCGCGGATTAGAAACGGGTTCTAAAGATTCGGTGAGTTATGTGTTAAAACAAGACAAAATTAAGTTGATGTTAACAACGCCCCTTAATAGCAAATCGCCAATTAATGACCATATTGTAAAACATGGCGATGGTGTAAAAATTGTAGCACTTTGGGTCGAAGATGCAAGAAAAGCATATGAAGAAACCACAAAACGTGGCGCAAAATCTTACATGGAACCAACGGTAGAAACAGATGAGTACGGAGAAGTGGTAAGAGCCGGAATATACACCTACGGAGAAACGGTACATATGTTTGTAGAACGTAAAAACTATAACGGTGCATTTTTACCAGGTTTTCAAAAATGGGAATCCGATTACAATCCGCCAACTGCGGGTTTAAAATATATAGATCACATGGTAGGTAATGTTGGTTGGAACCAAATGAATACGTGGGTGAAATTTTATGAAGATGTTATGGGGTTTGTCAATTTTTTATCTTTTGATGATAAACAGATTCATACTGAATATTCAGCATTAATGAGTAAGGTAATGTCTAATGGAAACGGGCGTATAAAATTCCCCATAAACGAACCAGCAGAAGGAAAAAAACGTTCTCAAATAGAAGAATATTTAGATTTTTATGAAGGTGCAGGTGTGCAACATATTGCCGTTGCAACAGATGATATTATTAAAACAGTTTCGCAATTAAAAGCAAACGGAGTAGAATTTTTATCAACTCCGCCAGATGAATATTATAGATCTGTTCCAGGAAGATTAGAAGAATTCAGCCATGAGTTAAAAGAAGATATCGAAAAACTAAAAGGTTTAGGTATTATGATTGATGCTGATGAAGAAGGATATTTGTTGCAAATTTTCACAAAACCAATTGAAGATAGACCAACCTTGTTTTTCGAAATTATACAAAGAATGGGTGCAAAAGGTTTTGGAGCAGGAAACTTTAAAGCTTTGTTTGAATCTATAGAAAGAGAGCAAGCTAAAAGAGGGACTTTGTAA